TGTGGGTCGCCACGCAGAACGCCGAAGCGTCGCTCGCCGCGCTCTCGACGGCATCCGGCCTTCCGCTCGCGCAGTGCGAAGCGTATCCGCAGACGCTCGGCGGCGGGTTCGGACGCCGCGGCGGCACGCAGGACTACGTGCGCCAGGCGACGCTCATCGCCAAGCAGCTCCCGCCGGGAACGCCGGTGAAGATGATCTGGAGCCGCGAAGAGGACATGACGCACGACTTCTACCGCCCGATCACGCAGTGCCTGCTGCAGGGCGGCCTCGACGAGAAGGGCAATCTGCAGAGCCTGCGCATCCGCGTCTCGGGACAGTCGATCAACGCGTACCTCAATCCGTCGGCGATCAAGGGCGGCGGGGACAAGCGCCAGCTCCAGGGCTATTACAAGGAGCCCGGTGACGCGCAGCTCGGCTATTCGGTGCCGAACCTGCGCACCGAGTACGCGATGCGCAACACCCACGTGCCGGTCGGCCCGTGGCGCGGCGTCAACACCAACCAGAACTCGATCTTCCTCGAGTGCTTCATGGACGAGCTCGCGAAGGCCGCGAACAAGGATCCGGTGGAGTTCCGCCGCGCGCTGATGAAGGAGCATCCGAAGCACCTCGGCGTGCTGAACGCGACCGCCGAAGCCGCGGGCTGGGGCAAGCCGCTGCCGAACGGTGTGTATCGCGGGGTCGCGCAGCACATGGGCTACGGCAGCTACACCGCCGCGGTCGCCGAAGTGTCGATGGTCGGCGGCAAGGTGAAGGTGCACCGTCTCGTCATGGGGACGAACTGCGGCCATGCGGTCAGCATCGACCAGATCAAGGCGCAGGTGGAAGGCTCGGTCGCCTACGGTCTGGGCGCCGCGTACTACCAGGAGCTCAACGTCGACAAGGGCCGGATCGTGGAAGACAACTTCCACACCTACAAGATGATGACGATGGCCGACTTCCCGAAAGTCGAGACGGTGATCGCGCCGACCTACGACTTCTGGGGCGGCGTCGGCGAGCCGACGATCTGCGTCGCAGCGCCGGCGGTGATGAACGCGATCTTCGCCGCCACCGGCAAGCCCGTGCGCTCGCTGCCGATGAAGAACCTGAAGCTCGTGTAAGACGGTCGGGTCTGACCCCGGCTTCATCGGGGTCTGACCCGGGTTTCGCCTTACGAGACCGGCCGCGAGGCCGGTCTTTTTTTAGGGGCACACATGGACCTGAACCTCAAAGGACTCACCGCGCTCGTCACCGGCGCCTCGCGCGGCATCGGCTTCGCGATCGCACAAGGCCTTGCGCGCGAGGGCTGTCACCTGCATCTCGCCGCGCGCACCGCGGCGGACCTCGAAGCGGCCCGCAAGAAGATCCTCGACGAATGCGAGGTGCGGGTCGGCTGCCACGCGCTCGATCTCTCCGAAAGCGCGAGCATCGCCAAGCTCGCCGAGCGCTGCGGCCAGGTCGACATCCTCGTCAACAACGCCGGCGGCATTCCCGCGGCGCGCCTGTCCGAGATCGACGATGCGCGCTGGCGCAAGGCCTGGGACCTGAAGGTCTTCGGCTACATCAACCTCACGCGCGAGATCTACAACGCGATGAAGGCGAAGCGCCGCGGCGCGATCGTCAACGTCATCGGCATCTCGGGCGAGCGGCTGCGCCAGGACTACATCGCGGGCTCGACCGGCAACGCCGCGCTGATGGCGTTCACCAGGACGCTCGGCGGCGAGAGCGTCGATCACGGCGTGCGAGTGGTCGGCGTGAATCCCGGACAGATCGACACCGACCGCCTGCGCTCGCGCTACGAGGGGCGCGCGAAAGCCGAGCTCGGCGACGGCAATCGCTGGCGCGAGCTCATCAGGAACGCGCCTTTCGGCCGCCTCGCGCGCGCCGACGAGATCGCCGACGCGGTCGTGTGGCTGGCGTCGTCGCGGGCGTCGTACGTGAGCGGGACGATACTCACCGTCGACGGCGGACGCGCGGTGAGGAATACGTGATGGGACCGTCATTGCGAGGAGCGATAGCGACGAAGCAATCCCGAGACGCTCGGTGGTTTTCGTTCGCAACGAGATCGCCGCGTCGCGCTTACGCGCTCCTCGCGATGACCGTTTGGGGTTTCTGCGCGCCCGCGCTTGCGCAGACGCCCTACCCCGCCAAACCCCTGCGCATCGTCGTCCCCTTCCCGCCCGGCGGCGGAGTCGATCTGCTCGCGCGCATCGTCGGCGGGAAAGTCGCGGAGACCTGGGGCCAGCCGCTCGTCGTCGATCATCGTCCCGGCGCGTCGGCGACGCTGGGCGCCGATCTCGTGGCGAAGTCGCCGCCCGACGGCCACACGCTGGTGCTCGTCACCACGAGCTTCGCCATGACGCCGGGCTTGCAGAAAGTGCCTTACGACCCGGTGCGCGACTTCACGCCGCTCACGCTGATCGCGGTCGTGCCGAACATCGTCATGATCCATCCGTCGCTGCCGGCGCGGAACCTGAAGGAGCTCGTGGCCCTCGCGCGCGCCAGGCCGGGACAGCTCACCTACGCCTCGTCGGGCTACGCGAGCGTGCCGCACCTCGTGATGGAGATGCTGCGCATGACCGTGCGGGGGCTCGATCTGACGCACGTGCCGTACAAAGGCAATTCGCAGGCGCTGACCGCGCTGCTCACCGGCGAGGTCACCATCGCCGGCACCGCGCTGCCTTCGGCGATGCCGCATATCGTCAACGGCAGGCTCAAGCCCATCGCGATCACGAGCGCGAAGCGCTCGGGCGCGGTGCCGCAGGTGCCCACGCTCGCCGAGTCGGGCGCGCAAGGGTACGAGTACGCCTCCGACTTCGGCCTGCTGCTGCCCGCGCGCGTGCCGCCCGAGGTCGTCGCCAAGCTGCACAACGAGATCGCACGCACGCTCAGGATGACCGACGTCGCCGACAAGCTGAACGCGCAGGGTTACGAGATCTCGGGCGCAGGGCCGGAAGAATACGCCGCGAAGATCCGCGCGGACCTCGTGAAATGGGCGAAGGTCATACGCGCGGCGAAGCTGCGGCAGGAGTGAGCCGGCGGTCTAGCGATCGGGCCGCGCCCCGGACGCGACGACCGCCTCGCGCATCTTCTTCATCTGTACAGCGAGATACGCCGCGAGCTCTTGCGGCGTGCTCGTCTGCGGCTCGATGC
The sequence above is a segment of the Burkholderiales bacterium genome. Coding sequences within it:
- a CDS encoding short-chain dehydrogenase/reductase, which translates into the protein MDLNLKGLTALVTGASRGIGFAIAQGLAREGCHLHLAARTAADLEAARKKILDECEVRVGCHALDLSESASIAKLAERCGQVDILVNNAGGIPAARLSEIDDARWRKAWDLKVFGYINLTREIYNAMKAKRRGAIVNVIGISGERLRQDYIAGSTGNAALMAFTRTLGGESVDHGVRVVGVNPGQIDTDRLRSRYEGRAKAELGDGNRWRELIRNAPFGRLARADEIADAVVWLASSRASYVSGTILTVDGGRAVRNT
- a CDS encoding tripartite tricarboxylate transporter substrate binding protein, translating into MTVWGFCAPALAQTPYPAKPLRIVVPFPPGGGVDLLARIVGGKVAETWGQPLVVDHRPGASATLGADLVAKSPPDGHTLVLVTTSFAMTPGLQKVPYDPVRDFTPLTLIAVVPNIVMIHPSLPARNLKELVALARARPGQLTYASSGYASVPHLVMEMLRMTVRGLDLTHVPYKGNSQALTALLTGEVTIAGTALPSAMPHIVNGRLKPIAITSAKRSGAVPQVPTLAESGAQGYEYASDFGLLLPARVPPEVVAKLHNEIARTLRMTDVADKLNAQGYEISGAGPEEYAAKIRADLVKWAKVIRAAKLRQE